A single Desulfovibrio piger DNA region contains:
- a CDS encoding BON domain-containing protein, with protein MRYFVPLLLLCCLTLSSGCGMLYGVYDDQRLGGTISDDKEISLGIKSDLMDANLSQGWGIKVYCYYGHVFLVGEAPEKMRSQAIRIARRHKGVRSVTSHWFTPAKSDTGDFVLATKLRTELIGTSGLSSTRIDTEVNAGRVVLLGVVKDEAERKLAIRAARQVEGVKQVISYLMLPQKQADMPVPRGQVVPGAGQGTQPAATPAAAPSTAPAAQPAAQNVPTMPPANSSHKLTPPTAPPPPPVGEEAAGAV; from the coding sequence ATGCGTTACTTCGTCCCCCTGCTGCTCCTCTGCTGCCTCACGCTCAGCAGCGGTTGCGGCATGCTGTACGGCGTCTACGACGACCAGCGCCTGGGCGGCACCATCAGCGATGACAAGGAGATCTCCCTGGGCATCAAGTCCGACCTCATGGACGCCAACCTTTCCCAGGGCTGGGGCATCAAGGTCTACTGCTATTACGGCCACGTCTTCCTGGTGGGCGAGGCCCCCGAGAAGATGCGCTCCCAGGCCATCCGCATCGCCCGCCGCCACAAGGGCGTGCGCTCCGTCACCTCGCACTGGTTCACTCCGGCCAAGAGCGATACCGGCGACTTCGTCCTGGCCACCAAGCTGCGCACGGAACTCATCGGCACCTCGGGCCTGAGCTCCACCCGCATCGATACGGAAGTCAATGCCGGACGCGTGGTGCTGCTGGGCGTGGTCAAGGATGAGGCCGAACGCAAGCTGGCCATCCGTGCCGCGCGCCAGGTGGAGGGCGTCAAGCAGGTCATCAGCTATCTGATGCTGCCCCAGAAGCAGGCCGACATGCCCGTGCCCAGGGGCCAGGTGGTGCCCGGCGCGGGCCAGGGCACGCAACCGGCGGCCACGCCCGCCGCGGCTCCTTCCACGGCACCGGCCGCCCAGCCGGCGGCCCAGAACGTGCCCACCATGCCGCCGGCCAACTCCTCGCACAAGCTGACCCCGCCCACGGCACCGCCCCCGCCGCCGGTAGGTGAGGAGGCCGCCGGGGCCGTCTAA
- the murA gene encoding UDP-N-acetylglucosamine 1-carboxyvinyltransferase yields MDKLIIEGGTPLKGTIDISGSKNAALPILFAGILLDAPLVYTNVPDLRDIHTTIKLLNVLGCTCGYSGHRVELAPGSLLPEAPYDLVRTMRASVLCLGPLLARIGQARVALPGGCAIGARPVDQHLKGLELMGATFELEEGYIMGHCDRLRGAHITFDMPTVGGTENLLMAAVLADGETTLENAAREPEVVDLANFLISCGARIEGHGSSTIRIRGVSSLRGTEYAIMADRIEAGTFLVAAGITGGELLLKNCPFTELESVIAKLESMGLAIEQRPEGVLARYQGVLRGADVKTRPYPGFPTDMQAQIMALMCLAEGSSMVEESIFENRFMHVLELVRMGADIRISGHTAMVRGVSRLTGAPVMASDLRASASLVLAGLAARGTTHVQRIYHLDRGYERIENKLNAVGARIRREKE; encoded by the coding sequence ATGGACAAGCTCATTATCGAAGGCGGTACGCCGCTCAAAGGGACCATAGATATCAGCGGCTCCAAGAATGCCGCCCTGCCCATTCTTTTTGCCGGCATCCTGCTGGACGCGCCCCTGGTCTACACCAACGTGCCCGACCTGCGCGACATCCATACCACCATCAAGCTCCTGAACGTGCTGGGCTGCACCTGCGGCTACAGCGGGCACCGCGTGGAGCTGGCGCCCGGCAGCCTGCTGCCCGAGGCCCCCTATGATCTGGTGCGCACCATGCGGGCCTCGGTGCTCTGCCTGGGCCCGCTGCTGGCCCGCATCGGCCAGGCCCGCGTGGCCCTGCCCGGCGGCTGCGCCATCGGCGCGCGTCCGGTGGACCAGCACCTGAAGGGCCTGGAGCTCATGGGCGCCACCTTCGAGCTGGAAGAAGGCTACATCATGGGCCATTGCGACAGGCTGCGCGGCGCCCACATCACCTTCGACATGCCCACCGTGGGCGGCACGGAGAACCTGCTCATGGCCGCCGTGCTGGCCGACGGCGAGACCACGCTGGAAAACGCGGCCCGCGAGCCCGAGGTGGTGGACCTGGCCAATTTCCTCATCTCCTGCGGCGCGCGGATCGAGGGCCACGGCAGCAGCACCATCCGCATCAGGGGCGTCAGCAGCCTGCGCGGCACGGAATACGCCATCATGGCCGACCGCATCGAGGCCGGCACCTTTCTGGTGGCGGCAGGCATCACCGGCGGCGAGCTGCTGCTCAAAAACTGCCCCTTCACCGAGCTGGAATCCGTTATCGCCAAGCTGGAAAGCATGGGCCTGGCCATCGAACAGCGCCCCGAAGGCGTGCTGGCCCGCTACCAGGGCGTGCTGCGCGGCGCGGACGTGAAGACCCGCCCCTACCCCGGCTTTCCCACCGACATGCAGGCCCAGATCATGGCCCTGATGTGCCTGGCCGAAGGCTCCAGCATGGTGGAGGAAAGCATCTTCGAGAACCGCTTCATGCATGTGCTGGAGCTGGTGCGCATGGGCGCGGACATCAGGATCTCCGGCCATACGGCCATGGTGCGCGGCGTCAGCCGTCTGACCGGCGCGCCGGTCATGGCCTCGGACCTGCGCGCCAGCGCCTCGCTGGTGCTGGCCGGTCTGGCCGCCCGCGGCACGACCCACGTGCAGCGCATCTACCATCTGGACCGCGGCTACGAACGCATCGAGAACAAACTCAACGCCGTGGGCGCCCGCATCCGGCGTGAAAAGGAATAG
- a CDS encoding sigma 54-interacting transcriptional regulator, which yields MHETVPRHVALRKSALLDHLSEAILAVSRKGDIFPVNNAGLKLLALTGRSVKKLKEILFSELSLPRVLEAGDATEIRLRKLNIADHTYLIDSFFDGADLVLLLSDITDVKKMAEDLSQQFTHLLRFKMSMQCITDGIVITDAFERVVFMNATMHDILSSQHKKYEVRTLKDLELLLGIFSENEEGASLPESFCRDEKTGRTFLAEKRKLMLAGERLHGFLICFSAVSALDGQPLKSSLKTAPAPLGDPHCPPAANRRKAEKTSIQSFVGQSKSVLRIKAIIKKVAPSSSTVLLQSESGTGKELLARSLHELSERAGGPFIKLNCASLPESLLEAEVFGYDSGAFTGAKKSGNPGLFEQAHTGTIFLDELGEMSLSLQAKLLRIIQEREVQRIGGQSSKQLDVRIVAATNRDLLQLVKQGRFRSDLLFRLNVVSITIPPLRERKEDIKSLIIYFLRLYAQVFKKNISGVSKEVYYLFMNYDWPGNVRELGNIIEYAFNIIDGNIIESRHLPQYLLDASTAPSGGSRTLDDMVADYAFKTVMDSLEQHKGNKALAALSLGISRAKLYRIIAGRKKPAGL from the coding sequence ATGCATGAAACTGTTCCTCGTCATGTCGCTTTGCGGAAAAGCGCTCTGCTTGACCATCTTTCCGAAGCCATACTTGCCGTCTCCCGCAAGGGAGATATCTTCCCCGTCAACAATGCCGGGCTGAAGCTCCTTGCGCTGACCGGAAGATCCGTCAAGAAGCTGAAGGAGATCCTGTTTTCCGAGCTTTCCCTGCCCAGGGTCCTTGAGGCGGGGGATGCCACGGAGATCCGGCTGCGCAAGCTGAACATCGCCGACCACACCTATCTCATCGACTCCTTTTTCGACGGGGCAGATCTCGTCCTCCTTCTCTCGGACATCACCGACGTCAAGAAGATGGCCGAAGACCTCAGCCAGCAGTTCACGCATCTGCTGCGCTTCAAGATGTCCATGCAGTGCATCACCGACGGCATCGTCATCACCGATGCCTTCGAGCGCGTCGTCTTCATGAACGCGACCATGCACGACATCCTCTCGTCGCAGCACAAAAAATACGAGGTCAGGACCCTGAAGGATCTTGAACTGCTGCTGGGGATCTTTTCCGAGAACGAAGAGGGGGCGTCCCTGCCGGAATCCTTCTGCAGGGACGAAAAGACAGGCCGGACCTTCCTGGCCGAAAAAAGAAAGCTCATGCTGGCAGGGGAGCGGCTGCACGGCTTCCTCATCTGTTTTTCCGCCGTCTCGGCCCTGGACGGGCAGCCCCTGAAAAGCAGCCTGAAAACAGCCCCCGCGCCGCTTGGGGACCCGCACTGCCCGCCCGCCGCGAACAGGCGGAAGGCGGAAAAGACCTCCATCCAGTCTTTCGTCGGCCAGAGCAAATCCGTCCTGCGCATCAAGGCCATCATCAAAAAGGTGGCGCCCTCCTCCTCGACCGTGCTCCTGCAGAGCGAAAGCGGCACGGGCAAGGAGCTGCTGGCCCGCTCGCTCCACGAACTCAGCGAAAGGGCCGGCGGCCCGTTCATCAAGCTCAACTGCGCCAGCCTGCCGGAATCCCTGCTGGAAGCCGAAGTGTTCGGCTATGATTCCGGCGCGTTCACCGGGGCCAAGAAAAGCGGGAACCCCGGCCTGTTCGAACAGGCGCATACCGGGACCATCTTTCTTGACGAACTGGGCGAGATGTCCCTTTCCCTTCAGGCCAAGCTGCTGCGCATCATCCAGGAACGCGAGGTGCAGCGCATCGGCGGGCAAAGCTCCAAGCAGCTCGACGTACGCATCGTCGCCGCAACGAACAGGGACCTGCTCCAGCTGGTCAAGCAGGGCCGCTTCCGCAGCGACCTGCTGTTCCGGCTGAACGTCGTCTCCATCACCATCCCGCCGCTGCGCGAGCGGAAAGAAGACATCAAGTCGCTCATCATTTATTTTTTGCGGCTCTATGCGCAGGTGTTCAAAAAAAATATCAGCGGCGTCTCCAAGGAAGTCTACTATCTGTTCATGAATTACGACTGGCCCGGCAATGTCCGGGAACTGGGCAACATCATCGAATACGCGTTCAACATCATCGACGGCAACATCATCGAAAGCCGCCATCTTCCCCAATACCTCCTGGACGCCTCGACCGCCCCTTCCGGCGGCTCCCGGACACTGGACGACATGGTGGCGGACTACGCGTTCAAGACGGTCATGGACAGCCTGGAGCAGCACAAGGGCAACAAGGCCCTTGCCGCGCTTTCGCTCGGCATCTCCCGCGCGAAACTCTACCGCATCATCGCCGGGCGCAAGAAGCCGGCCGGCCTCTAG
- a CDS encoding glycine/sarcosine/betaine reductase component B subunit: protein MELELLDFPVQNVVFGEKTALEGAVLTINREEMARAIDPDGFFADVQIDIARPGEPVRIINIMDVMQPRCKEADEESPYPGMFSPMRLAGTGRTRVLRGVSVMQTGRRQGIQEGIIDMSGPGAAYSLFSSLCNVVLRCTPADPNAGNGDFDAATRKSLLAAALYLGRTARGQQPGSVQTFSTDAPADARLRKVVYIYYLQSQGPLRNTFLYGKDVTSLLPTLLHPNEVLDGAIISGNYIIACQKNPTYLHLNNPVIRELYARHGKTLDFAGVVIANEHSTLFDKRRTAEFAAKLARQVGAEGVVMTQEGGGHADSDLMFCTRACAAQGIPSVMLINELAGPEGDQPSLVDTTPLARHVVSTGNNDQIIDLPGMATVLGGDCLLRVPDASRPFSTALGRMYTATNQLGAYRLSATAF from the coding sequence ATGGAATTGGAATTGTTGGATTTTCCTGTTCAGAATGTCGTATTTGGTGAAAAGACGGCCCTGGAAGGGGCAGTGCTCACCATCAACAGGGAGGAGATGGCCCGGGCCATCGACCCGGACGGATTTTTCGCCGACGTGCAGATAGACATAGCCCGCCCCGGTGAGCCCGTACGCATCATCAACATCATGGATGTCATGCAGCCGCGCTGCAAGGAAGCGGATGAGGAAAGCCCCTATCCGGGCATGTTCTCGCCCATGCGGCTCGCCGGCACAGGTCGCACCCGCGTCCTCCGGGGCGTCAGCGTCATGCAGACGGGCAGGCGCCAGGGCATACAGGAAGGCATCATCGACATGTCCGGGCCCGGCGCGGCGTATTCGCTGTTCAGCTCGCTCTGCAATGTCGTCCTGCGCTGCACGCCGGCAGACCCCAATGCCGGCAACGGTGATTTCGACGCCGCCACGCGCAAGTCCCTGCTGGCAGCCGCCCTGTATCTGGGGCGGACGGCACGGGGGCAGCAGCCGGGGAGCGTGCAGACCTTCAGCACGGACGCGCCCGCGGATGCCCGCCTGCGCAAGGTCGTCTACATCTATTACCTGCAATCGCAGGGCCCGCTGCGCAACACCTTCCTTTACGGCAAGGACGTCACCAGCCTCCTGCCCACGCTGCTCCATCCCAACGAAGTGCTGGATGGCGCCATCATCAGCGGCAACTACATCATCGCCTGCCAGAAGAACCCCACCTATCTGCACCTCAACAATCCCGTCATCCGGGAGCTCTATGCCCGCCACGGCAAGACGCTGGATTTTGCCGGTGTGGTCATCGCCAACGAGCACAGCACGCTTTTCGACAAGCGGCGTACGGCCGAGTTCGCCGCCAAGCTGGCCCGGCAGGTGGGCGCCGAGGGCGTCGTCATGACCCAGGAAGGCGGCGGCCACGCCGACTCCGACCTCATGTTCTGCACCCGGGCCTGCGCTGCCCAGGGCATCCCGTCGGTGATGCTCATCAATGAGCTGGCCGGCCCCGAGGGGGACCAGCCCTCGCTGGTGGACACCACGCCCCTGGCCCGTCATGTCGTCAGCACGGGGAACAACGACCAGATCATCGACCTGCCCGGCATGGCCACGGTGCTGGGAGGGGACTGCCTGCTCAGGGTGCCGGACGCCTCCCGGCCGTTCTCCACGGCGCTGGGCCGGATGTACACGGCCACGAACCAGCTGGGGGCCTACAGGCTTTCCGCCACGGCATTCTGA
- a CDS encoding glycine/betaine/sarcosine/D-proline family reductase selenoprotein B: MIKIVHYLNQFFGQIGGEDKADIPPLVRHEPVGPAMAFAAQLKDIATVSATIICGDNYIAGNQEQAIETIMGFIREEKPDLFLAGPAFNAGRYGPACGAVCAAVAAELHIPVITGMYPENPGAELYRDKALIIRTANSVAGMRQAVTAMSALARKIATGVPVGPAAVEGYLPTGHRRNIWSDRTGAVRAVDMLLAVLDGKDEEAGTELPMPVFDEVVPAAPLADPARARIALVTEGGLVPRGNPDGLESSRASKYLRLSLEGLQTLAPESFQTVHGGYNNAFVNADPCRLLPLDVCRELVAEGVIGELADYCFTTTGNGTSYNNSKEFGKAIAAALKADNVQGVILTSTUGTGTRCGATITKEIERMGIPTAQICTITSIAASIGVPRIVPGEGIPFPVGNPSLDAVAEKKLRRSLVLKALQAISQPAPGPGHP; this comes from the coding sequence ATGATAAAGATCGTCCACTATCTCAACCAGTTCTTCGGGCAGATAGGGGGAGAAGACAAGGCGGACATCCCTCCGCTCGTCAGGCATGAGCCCGTCGGCCCCGCCATGGCTTTTGCCGCGCAGCTCAAGGACATCGCCACGGTCTCGGCCACCATCATCTGCGGTGACAACTACATCGCGGGCAACCAGGAACAGGCCATCGAGACCATCATGGGCTTCATCCGCGAAGAGAAGCCCGACCTGTTCCTCGCCGGCCCGGCCTTCAATGCCGGACGGTATGGCCCGGCATGCGGCGCCGTGTGCGCGGCCGTGGCGGCGGAGCTGCACATCCCGGTCATCACGGGCATGTACCCGGAGAACCCCGGGGCCGAACTCTACCGGGACAAGGCGCTCATCATCAGGACCGCCAATTCCGTGGCGGGCATGCGCCAGGCCGTGACCGCCATGAGCGCCCTGGCCAGGAAGATCGCCACGGGCGTCCCCGTCGGCCCCGCCGCGGTGGAAGGCTACCTGCCCACCGGGCATCGCCGGAACATCTGGAGCGACAGGACCGGGGCCGTGCGCGCCGTGGACATGCTGCTTGCCGTGCTTGACGGCAAGGACGAAGAGGCGGGCACGGAGCTGCCCATGCCGGTCTTCGATGAAGTGGTTCCGGCAGCGCCCCTGGCCGATCCCGCCAGGGCACGCATCGCCCTGGTCACCGAAGGCGGGCTGGTGCCCAGGGGGAACCCGGACGGCCTGGAATCCTCCCGGGCCAGCAAGTACCTGCGGCTGTCGCTGGAAGGGCTCCAGACCCTTGCCCCGGAATCGTTCCAGACCGTCCACGGCGGCTACAACAACGCCTTCGTCAATGCCGATCCCTGCAGGCTGCTGCCCCTTGATGTCTGCCGCGAGCTGGTGGCCGAGGGCGTCATCGGCGAGCTGGCGGACTACTGCTTCACCACCACGGGCAACGGCACCTCCTACAACAACAGCAAGGAATTCGGGAAGGCCATCGCGGCCGCCCTGAAGGCGGACAACGTACAGGGGGTCATCCTCACCTCCACCTGAGGCACCGGTACTCGTTGCGGCGCAACGATCACCAAGGAAATCGAACGCATGGGCATCCCTACCGCCCAGATCTGCACCATCACTTCCATCGCTGCCTCCATCGGCGTTCCCCGCATTGTCCCCGGGGAGGGGATACCCTTCCCGGTGGGCAACCCTTCCCTTGATGCCGTCGCGGAAAAGAAGCTGCGCCGGAGCCTCGTCCTGAAGGCCCTGCAGGCCATCAGCCAGCCGGCTCCCGGTCCCGGCCATCCATAA
- a CDS encoding SLC13 family permease produces MTTLQIYALVWLAFVFGLSLWQHINLGLIMIPASFLLALFTGLPLKELYAAFPAKLVLLVLGVMYLWNHVQESGFAGIIVKKAVALARGRVYLLPWIIHVLAALICAVGALPAAAFAITVPVALEIAKRERISPTMMGIILIQGSCVGGFTLFNPWGNLVAEQAAHAGIPIDPTWLFLSQGVVAIAVAVVAFFVFGGMELIRRPAQQRRAGEEGQEATGPLTPYQICSFIGMILFIVLALLKYDVGLTAFTIGMVLQIAFRIKSKAALSKLPWGIAIMIAGVLIYVGLLEKLGVLRVIGDYLAGMEDPSLVRFSVAIVGTILANFESSSIAVLGLVIPVAVKSMAGSTAVLANSISLGVLSACLVVMCASPFHIGGALILSEAEDYDKTFRHLLWWVLALTLVMPFLTFLL; encoded by the coding sequence ATGACTACTCTGCAAATATACGCCCTGGTCTGGCTCGCCTTCGTCTTCGGCCTGAGCCTCTGGCAGCACATCAATCTCGGCCTGATCATGATCCCGGCCAGCTTCCTGCTGGCCCTGTTCACCGGCCTGCCCCTCAAGGAACTGTACGCCGCCTTCCCGGCCAAGCTCGTCCTGCTGGTGCTGGGGGTCATGTACCTGTGGAACCATGTGCAGGAGAGCGGCTTTGCGGGCATCATCGTCAAAAAGGCCGTGGCCCTGGCCAGGGGCCGGGTCTACCTCCTGCCCTGGATCATCCATGTGCTGGCGGCCCTCATCTGCGCCGTGGGCGCCCTGCCGGCCGCGGCCTTCGCCATCACCGTGCCGGTGGCCCTGGAGATCGCCAAGCGTGAGCGCATCAGCCCGACCATGATGGGGATCATCCTGATCCAGGGCTCGTGCGTGGGCGGCTTCACCCTGTTCAATCCCTGGGGCAACCTCGTGGCCGAGCAGGCCGCGCATGCGGGCATCCCCATCGACCCGACCTGGCTTTTCCTCTCGCAGGGCGTGGTCGCCATCGCCGTGGCCGTGGTCGCCTTCTTCGTCTTCGGCGGCATGGAGCTCATCCGCCGCCCCGCGCAGCAGCGCCGTGCCGGGGAAGAAGGGCAGGAGGCCACCGGGCCCCTGACGCCGTACCAGATCTGTTCCTTCATCGGCATGATCCTGTTCATCGTGCTGGCGCTCCTCAAGTATGACGTGGGCCTGACCGCCTTCACCATCGGCATGGTCCTGCAGATCGCCTTCCGCATCAAGTCCAAGGCCGCCCTGAGCAAGCTCCCCTGGGGCATCGCCATCATGATCGCCGGCGTCCTCATCTATGTGGGCCTGCTGGAAAAGCTGGGCGTGCTGCGGGTCATCGGTGACTACCTTGCCGGCATGGAAGATCCCTCGCTCGTGCGTTTCAGCGTCGCCATCGTGGGCACCATCCTGGCCAACTTCGAGTCCTCGTCCATCGCTGTCCTTGGCCTGGTCATCCCGGTGGCCGTGAAGTCCATGGCCGGTTCCACGGCCGTCCTGGCCAACAGCATATCCCTGGGTGTCCTGTCGGCCTGCCTGGTGGTCATGTGCGCCAGCCCCTTCCACATCGGCGGGGCGCTCATCCTCTCCGAGGCGGAAGATTACGACAAGACCTTCCGGCATCTGCTGTGGTGGGTCCTGGCACTGACGCTGGTCATGCCGTTCCTCACCTTCCTGTTGTGA
- the trxB gene encoding thioredoxin-disulfide reductase yields MEKHELVIIGAGPAGLSAAIYARRAGIGTLVLEKGRPGGQILTTSRIENYPGLPEATGASLAEALRAHALSFAPRFMTGSVQKLSCCGADRIIELKDGSRITARAVIIASGAGFRRQGCPGEGRYTGLGVSYCAVCDAAFFEGLEVAVIGGGNTAVEEAVYLTGFASRVYLVHRRDTFRADSLAVERALANPRIVPVMDSVLEAIEGSDVVERILVRNVRSGEQRRIPVSGVFIFIGTLPHTEFLEEGLLRTKEGGWIVTDESMRTSVPGIFAAGDVRDTPLRQVITAAGDGARAAMAAYGYLHG; encoded by the coding sequence ATGGAAAAACACGAGCTTGTCATCATCGGCGCGGGCCCTGCCGGGCTTTCGGCCGCCATCTACGCCAGGCGTGCGGGCATCGGGACCCTCGTCCTGGAAAAGGGGCGCCCCGGCGGGCAGATACTGACGACCAGCAGGATCGAGAACTATCCCGGTCTTCCCGAAGCCACCGGGGCGTCCCTTGCCGAGGCGCTCCGGGCCCATGCCCTGAGCTTCGCGCCCCGGTTCATGACCGGTTCCGTGCAGAAGCTGTCCTGTTGCGGCGCTGACAGGATCATCGAACTCAAGGACGGCAGCCGGATCACGGCACGGGCCGTCATCATCGCCAGCGGGGCCGGTTTCCGCAGGCAGGGCTGCCCCGGTGAGGGCAGGTATACCGGGCTCGGCGTATCCTATTGTGCCGTATGCGACGCCGCTTTTTTTGAAGGCCTGGAAGTCGCCGTCATCGGTGGCGGCAATACCGCCGTGGAGGAGGCCGTGTATCTGACCGGTTTCGCCTCCAGGGTCTACCTCGTCCACCGGCGCGACACGTTCCGGGCAGACAGCCTCGCTGTGGAGCGGGCACTGGCCAATCCCCGGATCGTCCCGGTCATGGACAGCGTGCTCGAAGCCATCGAGGGCAGCGATGTCGTCGAAAGGATCCTGGTCAGGAACGTCAGGAGCGGCGAGCAGCGCCGCATCCCCGTCAGCGGGGTCTTCATCTTCATCGGCACGCTGCCCCATACGGAATTTCTGGAGGAAGGCCTGCTGCGAACGAAGGAAGGCGGCTGGATCGTCACGGACGAGAGCATGCGCACGTCCGTCCCCGGCATCTTTGCCGCGGGCGATGTGCGGGACACCCCGTTGCGGCAGGTGATCACCGCGGCGGGGGACGGGGCCCGGGCCGCCATGGCCGCCTATGGGTATCTGCACGGCTGA
- the grdC gene encoding glycine/sarcosine/betaine reductase complex component C subunit beta yields MNTVGIRATAYCLNFAPELALHYGGTPAQERRSGRDPGFLQALEAQAQTYGQAQAYAPNKTYIGAMSIDELQAAPRPWTEHPCEPARFGKFGEIMPEDELLGLMDICDVFDLIWLEEGFAARVAQRLARDPVLGPEQLGRLEKGHPAAEIADMVEQHQALPLYHEGRVAGCCRRAHDTDENLSAGIMLENLACKASGVLALLHLLRNAGLAPGDIDFVVECSEEAVGDALQRGGGNMAKAVAEICGCGNASGFDIRGFCAGPVASVIAAASMVASGTRANVAVISGGSLPKLYMNARDHIRKGAVPLENCIGSFALLLTPDDGTCPVIRLDCLGKHSVAAGAAPQAITAALTFEPLARAGLALTDVDKYAPELHNAEITFPAGAGNVPEANYKMIAALAVMKGQLAREDLGRFVAERGMPGFVATQGHIPSGVPYVGHALEAFRAGTLRRAMIIGKGSLFLGRLTNLADGASFIMEQPGDRAAGNGAPGKDEVLDVLLDALEELAVTLQKA; encoded by the coding sequence ATGAATACTGTCGGCATCAGGGCCACGGCCTATTGCCTGAATTTTGCTCCCGAGCTGGCGCTGCACTATGGCGGGACGCCGGCCCAGGAACGCCGCTCCGGGCGTGATCCGGGCTTTTTGCAGGCGCTGGAGGCGCAGGCACAGACCTATGGACAGGCGCAGGCCTACGCGCCCAACAAGACCTATATCGGTGCCATGAGCATCGATGAGCTGCAGGCGGCGCCCCGTCCCTGGACGGAACATCCCTGCGAGCCCGCCCGCTTCGGGAAGTTCGGCGAGATCATGCCCGAGGACGAACTGCTCGGGCTCATGGACATCTGTGATGTCTTCGACCTCATCTGGCTGGAAGAAGGTTTCGCCGCCCGGGTCGCCCAGCGTCTTGCCCGGGATCCCGTGCTGGGGCCGGAACAGCTGGGGCGGCTGGAAAAGGGCCATCCGGCGGCGGAGATCGCGGATATGGTGGAACAGCACCAGGCCCTGCCGCTCTACCATGAAGGCCGGGTCGCGGGCTGCTGCCGTCGTGCCCATGACACGGACGAGAACCTGTCCGCCGGCATCATGCTGGAGAACCTGGCCTGCAAGGCCAGCGGCGTGCTGGCCCTGCTCCATCTGCTGAGGAATGCCGGCCTCGCGCCCGGCGACATAGATTTTGTTGTGGAATGTTCGGAAGAAGCCGTGGGCGACGCCCTGCAGCGCGGCGGCGGCAACATGGCCAAGGCCGTTGCCGAGATCTGCGGCTGCGGCAATGCCAGCGGCTTCGACATCCGGGGCTTCTGTGCCGGTCCCGTGGCTTCGGTCATCGCCGCCGCCAGCATGGTGGCCAGCGGCACACGGGCCAATGTGGCCGTCATCAGCGGCGGTTCGCTGCCCAAGCTGTACATGAACGCCCGGGACCACATCAGGAAGGGAGCCGTGCCGCTGGAGAACTGCATCGGCAGTTTCGCCCTGCTGCTCACCCCTGATGACGGCACATGTCCGGTCATCCGCCTGGACTGCCTGGGCAAGCATTCCGTGGCCGCCGGCGCCGCGCCGCAGGCCATCACCGCCGCCCTGACCTTCGAGCCCCTCGCCCGGGCGGGCCTCGCGCTCACCGATGTGGACAAGTACGCGCCCGAGCTGCACAACGCCGAGATCACCTTCCCGGCGGGCGCGGGCAACGTGCCCGAAGCCAACTACAAGATGATCGCCGCCCTGGCCGTCATGAAGGGCCAGCTCGCCCGCGAGGACCTGGGCCGCTTCGTGGCGGAGCGGGGCATGCCGGGCTTCGTCGCCACCCAGGGGCACATCCCCTCCGGCGTCCCCTATGTGGGCCATGCCCTGGAGGCCTTCAGGGCCGGTACGCTGCGCCGGGCCATGATCATCGGCAAGGGGAGCCTTTTCCTGGGGCGCCTGACCAATCTGGCCGACGGGGCCTCCTTCATCATGGAGCAGCCCGGCGACAGGGCGGCGGGCAACGGCGCTCCCGGCAAAGACGAGGTGCTGGATGTCCTGCTGGACGCCCTGGAAGAGCTGGCTGTCACCCTCCAGAAGGCATAG